The Acomys russatus chromosome 3, mAcoRus1.1, whole genome shotgun sequence genome has a window encoding:
- the Fam25a gene encoding protein FAM25A, whose product MLGGLGKLAAEGLAHRTEKATEGAVHAVEEVVKEVVDHAKEAGEKALADALKRAQESGEKVVKEVTEKVTHTVTDAVTHAAEGLGRLGQ is encoded by the exons ATGCTCGGAGGCTTGGGGAAGCTGGCGGCCGAGGGCCTGGCCCACCGCACTGAGAAAGCCACTGAGGGAGCGG tTCATGCAGTGGAGGAGGTGGTGAAGGAGGTGGTGGACCACgccaaggaggctggagagaagg CCCTTGCAGATGCCCTAAAGAGAGCCCAAGAATCAGGGGAAAAAGTGGTGAAGGAGGTCACTGAGAAGGTGACCCACACTGTCACTGACGCTGTTACCCATGCTGCAGAAGGCCTGGGTAGACTGGGGCAGTGA
- the Sncg gene encoding gamma-synuclein, which yields MDVFKKGFSIAKEGVVGAVEKTKQGVTEAAEKTKEGVMYVGTKTKENVVQSVTSVAEKTKEQANAVSDAVVTSVNTVATKTVEEAENIAVTSGVVRKEDLEQPAPAQELEAKEQEEDEEAKSGGD from the exons ATGGACGTCTTTAAGAAAGGCTTCTCCATTGCCAAGGAAGGTGTTGTGGGTGCCGTGGAGAAGACCAAGCAGGGAGTGACAGAGGCAGCTGAAAAGACCAAGGAGGGGGTCATGTACGTGG GTACCAAAACCAAGGAGAATGTGGTACAAAGTGTAACCTCAG TGGCCGAGAAGACCAAGGAGCAGGCCAATGCTGTGAGTGACGCTGTGGTCACCAGCGTCAACACGGTGGCCACCAAGACCGTGGAGGAGGCAGAAAACATCGCGGTCACCTCTGGGGTGGTACGAAAG GAGGACTTGGAACAACCTGCCCCTGCACAGGAACTGGAGGCCAAAGAgcaagaggaggatgaagag GCCAAGAGTGGAGGAGACTAG